In Calonectris borealis chromosome 39, bCalBor7.hap1.2, whole genome shotgun sequence, the genomic window TCAAGGAGGTGGAGGTGCCTTGTCTGCGCCGAACAGAGTCCTGAGCTTGGGGCCGAATGAGTCTTTTCCAGATGTTGCCATAATCTCGCTGTGCCACCCCCGAGGCGGCGTGAACGCCGGCGGGCGCGCGGGCACTCCGCGGATTTCTGCGCTGGTTTGACTCCTTCGCTCGAAGACTCATCTTCGTAACGAGCTGGCGCACAGATTATCCTCGCCAGGTAATTTCTGCTGAAGGGGAGGTCTTAAGTAACCGATGCGGGAAGCAATCgctaaaaatcccttttttttttcccttattttccccTCTTACCCCTGTATTTTTTACAAAAGCATGTTCTGAATAGTTCTTAAAAGCACGCGAGGATTAACGTGTCAAGCTTTTTAGcatttttgccaaaaaaagaCATACACACGGCCACGTTATGCTCTCTTTATTAAGAGAGTTTGGAATGTTTTTGGTAAATACTTTTATTCTCTAAAACTGTCAATCCTAAAGAGTACGCTTTGAACAAGAGCGCGGGTTATGTTGCAGTGAGGCAGTTTAACAATTGCAGCGTTTCCTTCCAGGCAGAAATCTCCATCACGAGGCCAAACGAAACGCGGCGTTCACTTGTGCCGTCGGCAAATACCTCTCCGTTGGTAAACACACGCGCAAAAGGGCTTCACGGTTTCAATCAGCTCAAACGATGGGATTACGTGTGTCCGTTCTAGCTCAAACCTGCGACAACCGGCCTTGTCGCGCGCTGAAGCGCGTCCCGACTACCCGAGCGGCGCAGAAATAAAACGCCAACGGGAGGGAGCACGAGCGCCGCGCGCGGTTTGAGAGGGAGCGTGTTGGGAGCTCGGCCTGCGTTCGCAGCGCGTGGCCGGTAGCCGAGGAAGACGCGCTCCAATGAAAAGATGTCGGGCGACCGGTTGCCCGAAGCAAACCCACCGACTGTTTTAACGCTTCTGACGCCATGACACCGCGTTCCAGCTCGTCACAAAGGGCGCGCTGGGCACTTTTCTACACCAAAACGTAAATCCCTCGGGGTTGTTTATTGAGGCCCCCCCTTTTCCGccaggggcggggccgcgcgcggccaccggcccccgtccccgcccgcccccgtccccgccccctcccccgtcggccaccgcccccgcccgcccctgtCACGTGACGCGGGCCGAGGTGACGCCGCCCGCGGAAGCGGATGCGTGGAGGAGGCGGCGCCGGCGCGCGCGgccgccacccccccccgccgctgaGGGGCAGGTGGGGCCCGGGGGGCACCgtgggaggtctggggggggccggggggcaccgTGGGGGGCCTGTGGGGGGCGTGGGTGGGCGGGGGGCaccgtggggggcctggggggcaccgtggggggccggggggcaccgtggagggtctgggggggaggccggggggcaCCGTGGAGGgtccggggggggccggggggcaccgtggggggcctgtggggggcgtgggtgggtggggggcaccgtggggggccggggggcaccgtgggaggtctgggggggccgggggccaccGTTGGGGGCttgaggggggcggggggcaccatGGGGGGCCtgtgggggcatggggggccCGGGGCTGTGGGGCCGTAtggggcggggggctgtggggactgTGCCGtgggggtgctgccggggggggaGTTatggggcagggccgggggtaTCTatagggcagggctgtggggataGCACAGGAGGATGTATAGGGGATGTATAGGAGCCGTGGGGGTTGATCTGAGGTGTCTGAGGTGGGTGGGGGGAGCTgcttggtggggagggggctgcctgagGCAGCAGGGTGACAGGGGTCAGTGGGGGCTGATGAAGCCAGAGGCACCTTTTGGGTTGAGCCCGTCTCCCAGGAGCCCCCGTCCGAACCAGAGGCCTGTCTGACCCgattcctgcccccccccccaggacctctgcagccccccccgagCCCGGCGATGCCGATGATCTCCCTTCCGCCATGCTCCTCGCCTCCTACTCCGCCTGTGCCCTCCTCCTGGCCGCCTGCCTGGCGCTGGAGCTGGCCGCCtgccgctcccggccccccgctgccccccaccacGCCAACCCGGCCTTCCGCCGCTTCCAGCGTGGCTACTACCGCGTCTACCTGCCGGCACTGGCCGCCGACTGGCTGCAGGGACCCTACCTCTACAAACTCTACCAGCACTACCGCTTCCTGGAGGGACAGATCGCCATCCTCTACGTCTGTGGCTTTGCCTCCAGCGTCCTTTTTGGGTTGGTTTCCTCCTCTTTGGTAGATCGATTGGGTCGGAAAAAATCCTGTGTCCTTTTTTCCTTGACCTACTCGATTTGTTGTTTGGCCAAACTCTCCCAGGATTATCTGGTGCTGGTGGCGGGAAGAGTTTTAGGGGGGTTGTCCACGGCGTTGCTCTTCTCCGCCTTCGAGGCGTGGTATGTCCACGAGCACGTGGAGCGGTACGATTTTCCGACTGAGTGGATCGCTGTCACCTTCTCCCGGGCGGCTTTTTGGAACAACGTCATCGCCGTGGGAGCCGGGGGGGCGGCCGATTTCTTCGCCGAGTGGTTGGGGTTGGGCCCGGTGGCCCCGTTCATGGTCTCCATCCCCTTCCTGGTGCTGTCAGGGGTCTTTGCCGTGAAAAACTGGGATGAAAACTACGGGAAGAAACGAGCTTTCTCCAAAACCTGCGGCGACGGTTTGAAGTGCCTCCTCTCCGACCGCCGCGTCCTTCTCCTGGGCACCATCCAGGCTCTGTTTGAAAGCGTCATCTAcatcttcatcttcctctggACCCCCGTCCTGGATCCCCACGGCGCTCCCTTGGGCGTCGTCTTCTCCGGCTTCATGGCCGCCAGCATGCTGGGCTCCTCGCTCTACCGCCTGGCCGTCTCCAAGAGGTACCACCTCCAGCCTGTCCACCTCCTCTCCCTCGCcgtcctcctgctcttcttctccctcttcatgctcacctTCTCCACCAGCCCCGGCCAGGAGAGCCCCGTCGAGTCCTTCCTCGCCTTCCTCCTCATTGAACTCTCCTGCGGGCTCTACTTCCCAGCCATGGGTTTCCTCCGACGGAAAGTGGTGCCGGAGAAGGATCGCCTGGGGGTGATGAACTGGTTTCGTCTCCCCCTGAACTTGCTGGCCTGTCTGGGTTTACTGGTTCTCCACGACAGCGACCGTCGGACGGGCACCAGGAGCATGTTTGGCGCCTGCGCGGCCGTCGCCCTGCTGGCGCTGCTGGCCGCCGGCCGCCTCTTCGCCCTCAGCCGCCGCCACGCCGAGCTCCGCCTGCCCGCGACGCCGGGGCAGGCTGACGCCGCTGACGCCGTGCCCGAGCCGTGACGGGGGTCCCGCCCTGGGCGTCAACTGCGGGGGGGCCGCAGGGACACCCTGCAGGTGGCTGGTGACCCCCAAAACGTCCTCGTGGGGACGGAAGCATGCAGGGAGGcgtattctctcttttttttttaaaaaaaaaaaacaaagtaaaagctgTTTCTGCAGATCCCCCCCGCACACTGTTTTGGGGAGAACCTCCTCCGGATCCGCCCCCCCTGCCCGGCATGGGGGTCTGCGCGCCTGCGAGCTGCGCGTTGGAACCTGCGGCGGTGCGTGGAGCCGCGCTTGCACGCCCGCTCCCCGTGGCGCAGGTGTTCTGAGGGAAGGTTCCCAATTCCTCCGGGATTCGTTCTcgggtgccagctcgagctgggtgcctccggAGAGGGACTCCTACCCTAGGTCGCGCCCCTCAATGATACCCGCACCCGTCCCCCGACCCCCCTTTGTTCTGGTCGGGggtctctccctctcttcctgggTTTCGCTCCTGAAGTGACCTCGTTCCCTTGGGATTGTCCCTGCGGGAGGCCACGAAAACGGCTGGAGGGCGGTGGGGGAGGCTCGGGGCTGTTCCGCCTGGAGAAGGCACGGCTCCGGGGAGACCGCGCTGCCTTCCCGCGGTGAAGTGGGCACTaattgcaggggggtccctgcacacctgcacccgctgcaggggggtccctgcacacCCACACTAATTtcaggggggtccctgcacacCCGCACTAATTGCAGGGCGTCcctgcacacctgcacccgttgcaggggGTCCCCACACACCCACACTAATCGCAGGGGGGTCCCCGCCCACCTGCACCTGCTGCAGGGGGTCCCTGCACACCTGCACCCATTGCAGGGGGTCCCCGCACACCCGCACCCATTGCAGGGGGTCCCCGCACaccggccccgcaccgccccggggcCTCCGCACGGT contains:
- the SLC61A1 gene encoding molybdate-anion transporter isoform X2, encoding MTPRSSSSQRARWALFYTKTTSAAPPEPGDADDLPSAMLLASYSACALLLAACLALELAACRSRPPAAPHHANPAFRRFQRGYYRVYLPALAADWLQGPYLYKLYQHYRFLEGQIAILYVCGFASSVLFGLVSSSLVDRLGRKKSCVLFSLTYSICCLAKLSQDYLVLVAGRVLGGLSTALLFSAFEAWYVHEHVERYDFPTEWIAVTFSRAAFWNNVIAVGAGGAADFFAEWLGLGPVAPFMVSIPFLVLSGVFAVKNWDENYGKKRAFSKTCGDGLKCLLSDRRVLLLGTIQALFESVIYIFIFLWTPVLDPHGAPLGVVFSGFMAASMLGSSLYRLAVSKRYHLQPVHLLSLAVLLLFFSLFMLTFSTSPGQESPVESFLAFLLIELSCGLYFPAMGFLRRKVVPEKDRLGVMNWFRLPLNLLACLGLLVLHDSDRRTGTRSMFGACAAVALLALLAAGRLFALSRRHAELRLPATPGQADAADAVPEP
- the SLC61A1 gene encoding molybdate-anion transporter isoform X1, which translates into the protein MRGGGGAGARGRHPPPPLRGRTSAAPPEPGDADDLPSAMLLASYSACALLLAACLALELAACRSRPPAAPHHANPAFRRFQRGYYRVYLPALAADWLQGPYLYKLYQHYRFLEGQIAILYVCGFASSVLFGLVSSSLVDRLGRKKSCVLFSLTYSICCLAKLSQDYLVLVAGRVLGGLSTALLFSAFEAWYVHEHVERYDFPTEWIAVTFSRAAFWNNVIAVGAGGAADFFAEWLGLGPVAPFMVSIPFLVLSGVFAVKNWDENYGKKRAFSKTCGDGLKCLLSDRRVLLLGTIQALFESVIYIFIFLWTPVLDPHGAPLGVVFSGFMAASMLGSSLYRLAVSKRYHLQPVHLLSLAVLLLFFSLFMLTFSTSPGQESPVESFLAFLLIELSCGLYFPAMGFLRRKVVPEKDRLGVMNWFRLPLNLLACLGLLVLHDSDRRTGTRSMFGACAAVALLALLAAGRLFALSRRHAELRLPATPGQADAADAVPEP
- the SLC61A1 gene encoding molybdate-anion transporter isoform X3 is translated as MRGGGGAGARGRHPPPPLRGRTSAAPPEPGDADDLPSAMLLASYSACALLLAACLALELAACRSRPPAAPHHANPAFRRFQRGYYRVYLPALAADWLQGPYLYKLYQHYRFLEGQIAILYVCGFASSVLFGLVSSSLVDRLGRKKSCVLFSLTYSICCLAKLSQDYLVLVAGRVLGGLSTALLFSAFEAWYVHEHVERYDFPTEWIAVTFSRAAFWNNVIAVGAGGAADFFAEWLGLGPVAPFMVSIPFLVLSGVFAVKNWDENYGKKRAFSKTCGDGLKCLLSDRRVLLLGTIQALFESVIYIFIFLWTPVLDPHGAPLGVVFSGFMAASMLGSSLYRLAVSKSPGQESPVESFLAFLLIELSCGLYFPAMGFLRRKVVPEKDRLGVMNWFRLPLNLLACLGLLVLHDSDRRTGTRSMFGACAAVALLALLAAGRLFALSRRHAELRLPATPGQADAADAVPEP
- the SLC61A1 gene encoding molybdate-anion transporter isoform X4 — translated: MLLASYSACALLLAACLALELAACRSRPPAAPHHANPAFRRFQRGYYRVYLPALAADWLQGPYLYKLYQHYRFLEGQIAILYVCGFASSVLFGLVSSSLVDRLGRKKSCVLFSLTYSICCLAKLSQDYLVLVAGRVLGGLSTALLFSAFEAWYVHEHVERYDFPTEWIAVTFSRAAFWNNVIAVGAGGAADFFAEWLGLGPVAPFMVSIPFLVLSGVFAVKNWDENYGKKRAFSKTCGDGLKCLLSDRRVLLLGTIQALFESVIYIFIFLWTPVLDPHGAPLGVVFSGFMAASMLGSSLYRLAVSKRYHLQPVHLLSLAVLLLFFSLFMLTFSTSPGQESPVESFLAFLLIELSCGLYFPAMGFLRRKVVPEKDRLGVMNWFRLPLNLLACLGLLVLHDSDRRTGTRSMFGACAAVALLALLAAGRLFALSRRHAELRLPATPGQADAADAVPEP